CACCCAGTTCCTCGCGGTGGAGATGGGCATGGCGGTGCTGGTGCCCAACGTGCGGGGCTCGGAGGGTTATGGCAAGGCGTTCCGCGCCATGGATGACGGGGTCAAGCGCGAGCAGAGCCTCGCGGACATCGGCGCCACGCTGGACTACATCGCCTCGCGCCCGGAGCTGGATGCCTCGCGCGTGGGCGTGTTCGGCGGCTCCTACGGAGGCTACATGGTGCTGGCCAGCGCCGCCTTCTACCCCGAGCGCTTCCGGGCTGCGGTGGACGTGGTGGGCATCTCCTCGCTGCCCACCTTCCTGCAGAACACCCAGGCCTACCGCAGGGATTTGCGCCGCGTCGAGTACGGCGACGAGCGGGACCCCGAGGTGCGCAAGGTGCAGGAGCGCATCTCCCCGCTCAACTCGGTGGAGCGCATCAAGGCCGCGCTCTTCGTGCAGCAGGGCGCCAATGACCCGCGCGTGCCCCAGTCCGAGGCGGAGCAGATCGTCAAGGCGGTGCGCGGCCGGGGCGCGGACGTCTGGTACATGCTCGCGCTCGACGAGGGCCACGGCTTCGGCAAGAAGGCCAACCGGGACACCATCACCATGGCCACCTTCCTCTTCCTGGAGAAGCACCTGGGCGCGCCCGCGGGCAGCTCGGGCAGGTAGGCGAGCGGGGGAGCGCACACGCCCATGACGGAGTCCGTATAGACTGCTCCGTCATGGTGCGTACTGAGGACCTCGGCGCGCGGACCGAGGAGTTGAGCAAGGCCGGCCGCCTCTTCTTCGAGCGCGGCTGGGTGCCGGCCACCGCGGGCAACTTCTCGGCGCGGCTGGATGAGCGCCACCTCGTCATCACCGCCTCCGGCCGTCACAAGGGCGAGCTGGACGCGGAGGGTTTCCTGGTGGTGGGGCTGGAGGGCGAGGTGCTCTCCCCGGGCCGCAAGCCCTCGGCGGAGACGGCGCTGCACCTGCAGCTGTACCGGCGCGAGCCGTCGCTGGGCTCGGTGCTGCACACGCACTCGCGCACCGCCACGCTGCTGTCGCGGCTGAGCCCCGGGGGCGTGGTGCTCGAGGGCTATGAGGTGCTCAAGGCGCTGCCCGGCGTGCAGACGCACGAGACGCGCCTGGAGGTGCCCGTGTTCCCCAACGACCAGGACATCCCCCGGCTGGCGGCCCGCGTGGAGGAATACATGCGAGAGCACCCGGGCCTGCATGGCTACCTCATCGAGGGCCATGGCCTGTACACGTGGGGGCGCACGGTGGCGGATGCGCGGCGGCACGTGGAGGCATTCGAGTTCCTGTTCGAGTGTGAGTTGGAGATGAGGAGACTGAAGCGATGAGCGAGCTGAAGGTGTTCGACGAGGGCGATGCATCGGGTGCGCGGGTGCACACCCGGGACTTCGAGGCCATCCGGCGCGAGCTGGGCGCGGTGGGCATCCGCTTCGAGCGCTGGGAGGCGCGCCAACCGCTGAAGCCCGGGGCGAGCCAGGCGGAGATTCTCGAGGCCTACGGGGAGCCGGTGGAGCGGCTGAAGAAGGAGCGGGGCTTCAAGACGGCGGATGTGCTGAGCATGGTGCCGGAGCACCCGGACAAGGTGGCGCTGCGCAACAAGTTCCTCCACGAGCACACGCACAGCGAGGACGAGGTGCGCTTCTTCGTGGAGGGCCAGGGCCTCTTCACCATCCACAAGGCGGGCCGCGTCTACAACGTGCTGTGCGAGAAGGGGGACCTGATCGGCGTGCCGGATGGGACACCGCATTGGTTCGACATGGGGCCCCAGCCGCGCTTCACCGCCATCCGCCTCTTCACCCACACCGAGGGCTGGGTGGCCCACCCCACGGGCAGCGACATCGCCACGCGCTTTCCCCGGTTCGAGTAGCGGCATGACCCAGGCCATCGTCACCGACATCGAGGGCACCACCTCCAGCCTGTCCTTCGTGAAGGAGGTGCTCTTCCCCTACGCGGCGCGCGAGCTGCCCGGCTTCGTGCGCGCGCACGGGCAGCGGCCCGAGGTGCGCCATTTGTTGGACGAGGCCCGTCAGCTGGCCGGTGGGGCGCTGGATGACGCGCGGCTGGTGGCCACGCTGTTGCGGTGGATGGACGAGGACCGCAAGTTCGGACCGCTCAAGGGCCTGCAGGGCTTGATGTGGGAGGCGGGCTACCGCCAGGGCGACTTCCAGGGCCATGTCTACGAGGACGTGCCCCGCGTGTTGCGAGAATGGCGGGAGCGGGGCCTTCGCCTGTATGTCTATTCCTCGGGCTCGGTGCATGCGCAGACGCTGCTCTTCGGCCACACGCGCTTCGGGGACCTGACGCCGCTCTTCAGCGGCTACTTCGACACGGGCGTGGGGGGGAAGAAGGAGACGGCCTCCTACGCGTCCATCGTGCAGGAGCTGGCGTTGCCCGCGGGGCAGGTGCTCTTCCTGTCGGACGTGAGGGCGGAGCTGGACGCGGCCGCCGCGGCGGGCCTGCGCACCGTGTGTCTGGTCCGGGGCGAGGGCCCCGAGGTGGACCCCGGGCCCCATCCCGTGGCCCGGAGTTTCGACGACGTGCAACCGTAGGGAATGGCGGAGGCCCGAGAGCCAGAAGGCTCAGCCGGCGGGTTCGATTCCCGCCGCTTCCACACTCAGAAGCTCAGCAATCCCGAGGGGTTGCTGGGCTTTTTCTTTGCCCTCGTTTCCGCATGTGCCCTCAGTGTGCCCCTTCGGCGCTTCTGGCCGGAGCGGCTTGGATCTGGGGCACAGGAAGCTCGAGCTGCTGCACGGCGCTCGCCCGTACCTCGGGGGACAGGTGCGCATAGCGCTCTGTCATCTCGATGGTCGCGTGTCCCATCAGCTCCTGGATCGCCTTGAGCGGCACGCCACGCATCGCGAGATGGCTCCCGTAGGTGTGCCGCAGGTCGTGCCATCCGATGCGGCCCTGCTCGCGACTGAGCCTGCCCCGCGTGCAGCGGTCTACGCGATTGGCCAGCTCGAGGCCGAGCGCTCAAGCGGTGGGGACAGTCCCACCGTCGATCACATGCTCCGTCCCGGTGATTGACGTCGCTCGATCGGAGGCAAGGAAGGCGATCAGATCGGCGACCTCTTCTGGCTTGGCGGGCCGCCCTAACGGAATCCCGCCGAGCGAATTCATGATCACCTGGACCGCCGCGTCGTAGTCGATGCCGGCTTCCTTGGCTATGCGCAATGCCAGACCGTTGGATCCCGGATCGGCGATCCAGCCGGGGGAGACCCGCACCACCCGGACGCCCAACGGAGAGACTTCCTTTGAAATGCTCTTGCTGTAGGTGTTGAGAGCCGCCTTGGCCGAAGCGTAGCCGGTCGTCGCTTGGGGTAGCGGCAGATTTCTCTGGATCGACGTGACGTGGATGACGACGCCGCTCCCCTGGGCGACCATTCCAGGGATGAGAGCGCGGTCCAGTCTGACGGCCGGAAAGAAGTTCAGGTCGAACTCTTTCTCCCACTCTTCGTCGGTCAGCGCGGCAAAGCCTCCCGAGGGTGCTGAAGAGCCACCCAGCACGTTCACGAGGATATCGAGCCCGCCAAGTTCCCGATGCACCGCATCGACCACGGCCTCGACGCCCTCCGTGGTCGTCAGGTCGGCTTCGACGAACGCCGCGCCGGAAAAGTCGGCCGGCTTCCTGCGAGCGGTGGTCAGCACACGCGCGCCGAGCGCCTTGAACAGCGCGACCGTCGCAGCGCCCGCACCCGAGGTGCCTCCGGTGATGAGGGCCCGACGGCCCTCCAATGTAAGAAAAGCGCTCATACGGTGATCTCCAGTTCGGCGACCTTGTCGCCCGCGAGGACGAAGAAGAAGCGCAGGTCGATCGGGCTTCCGGGGAAGGTGCCGACGACATGGGCAGTGACCTGGGTCTTGTCGTTCTCCGTGCCGATGAAGAACGGTTCTGCCGTGTAGGTGTAGAGCTGGCCGGCTTCCACCATCCACTCCCGGATGGCCTCGCGGCCGCGATGGGTGTTGCCCTTGTCCTTCACGACGCCGGTTTCAGTGAAGGCGGCTGCGACGGCATCCGGGCTGCCTGTCCGGTCTGCCTCGAAGTATTCTTCGATGGCCTTCGGTAGTTTGATCGTCATTCGGTTCTCCTGTCTTGTCTGAGCCTCTTCGGCTGCGGCTTCGACCTCCGTTCGAGATCGACTGGCCTCAACGTAGAGCACCGGTATTGACGGGATAAGCGGGACAAAGGAGGATGAGACGTTGCGAAAAGAGGGACAATGACGCGCTCCGTTCTTGCTGAGCTTGATGCCGTTCTCGGCGTCGCCCGCCTCGGGTCGTTCAGAGCTGCCGCCCTTGATCTCGGCATGTCCACGACAGCTTTAAGCAATTCCATCGCGAAGCTTGAGCAGCGCCTCGGCATCCGCCTGTTCAACCGAACGACGCGAAGCGTCTCGCTGACCGATGCGGGAAAGACCTTCGTCGAACGGGTAGGCCCAGCGATGACCGACATCCATGACGCCATGCTGGCGGCCCAGTCGCTCCAGGAGGTTCCGACTGGCACTTTGCGCATCAACGCTTTTGCCACTGCGGCGCGCGAGGTGATGGAGCCGCTTATCCTTTCGTTCCTGCGGCGCTATCCTCAGGTGCATGTCGACCTGGTCACCGAAGGACGGATCGTCGATATCGTCGCGGCCGGTTTCGACCTCGGCCTGAGGCCCGCCGATCTCGTCCCGGCCGACATGATCGCCGTGCCTCTGGGCCTGAAGCGCAGCAATGCCGTCGTCGCATCGCCGGAATTCCTGCGCACGCATGGAAGGCCGACTGTACCAACCGACCTGTACCGGTTCCGATGCATCCGCGCACGTCTTCCCAACAACGCGCTGTTTAGATGGAAATTTGAAAAGGAGGGGAACGCCGTCCAGATCGACGTGCAGGGTCCGATCACCCTGGACGAGTCGAGCCTGGTCAGGATAGCGGCGCAGAACGGTATCGGTCTCGGATACGTCATGGAGGCGGATGTGCGCGAAGACATTGCGGCCGGCCGGCTCGTGCGTGTCCTGGAAGACTGGACACCCTCCCTGGCACCGCTGGCGCTCTACTACCCCGGCAGGAAGAATCCGCCTGCTGCTTTCACTGCATTCATCAAAACTGCCCGCGACTTTGCAAGTAGCTGACCGAGGCTTCCTCCAGATGTTTCGCACTGCCCGGCGCGGGTTCGATTCCCGCCGCCTCCAAACGAGATTGCCCGCCGCCTCGAGTCGAACCCACTCTTGACGAGGAGGCGTGGAGCATCTTGGGGGACCCAATCGGTTCTTGTCGGACCAAATTTGGACCCAATCCGTTGTGCTTCACGTACGCCAGCACCCGCCGCCTGCCTCCACACCTGACGCAGGTGAAGCCCGTCCAGCGCGAAGGGGGTCATCGTTTCGGGGAGCAGGTAGTCTGGGCCCTGTCATGAAGCTCCATCTCCTCCAGACCCTTCCTCCCTCGTTGCGCGTTCGTGACGCCTCCTTCCTGAACGAGAACACCCTGCTCTTCACCGATTCTTCGGCCAACGTGCAGCAGTTCTCTCGGGAGAAGGAGCGGATCACGTTGCTCCATCGCGGCGAGGACGTCCTGGCGTCTTGCCTGAAGGCCCGTTTCACCATGGGCGACGAGGATGTCTCGCACTTCTACCATCGCGCCTTCCAACAACTCTCTGGCTTGTTCCCGAGCCTCGGGGTGTCCCCGCGAGGAGATGCACTCCTGATGGCCATCAAACCTTACGTCTACTTGGGATGGAGCGCGACGCAAGACGCCTGGAAGTTCCTGGCCTTCAACTCGGGCTTCTATTCTCTCCCCGAGTTCGTGTTCTCGCCTGATGGCAACCGCTGTGCGGTGATTACGGCAGACGCCACCGAAATCTTCGAGCTCCCGTCGCTGAGCAACCCGTTCAGACTCGAGGCGGGGTCATGCGCCTGGCATCCCTCTCGCACCGCCCTGCTGTGCGTCGACGACGACAACAATCTGTGCTCGATCGACCCGAACCAGCCAGGCCCGCTCGACCGATACCGTACGGCCTCGCTCGAGCCCCTGGTTTCCCTCTCGGGAGGAGCGGACTCGCGCGCCGAGGGCTACCAGATCGCCCTTCTTCACGACGGAACCTTCACGTCATTTTCAGACGTCAGATCTTTTATCGACTTCTGGCGGCTCGAGTCCTTGCAACCCCTCGCGAGGGTGGAGCTCAAGGAGGAACTCAGCCGGATCGTCAGTGCACCAGGTCAGCCCTGGTTCGCGGTGGAAGGAACAACCCGTATCCAACCCGGGGACACGCGGAACCATGGTTACGTGCAGCTGTGGGACATGA
The sequence above is drawn from the Archangium gephyra genome and encodes:
- a CDS encoding methylthioribulose 1-phosphate dehydratase, which codes for MVRTEDLGARTEELSKAGRLFFERGWVPATAGNFSARLDERHLVITASGRHKGELDAEGFLVVGLEGEVLSPGRKPSAETALHLQLYRREPSLGSVLHTHSRTATLLSRLSPGGVVLEGYEVLKALPGVQTHETRLEVPVFPNDQDIPRLAARVEEYMREHPGLHGYLIEGHGLYTWGRTVADARRHVEAFEFLFECELEMRRLKR
- a CDS encoding 1,2-dihydroxy-3-keto-5-methylthiopentene dioxygenase; this encodes MSELKVFDEGDASGARVHTRDFEAIRRELGAVGIRFERWEARQPLKPGASQAEILEAYGEPVERLKKERGFKTADVLSMVPEHPDKVALRNKFLHEHTHSEDEVRFFVEGQGLFTIHKAGRVYNVLCEKGDLIGVPDGTPHWFDMGPQPRFTAIRLFTHTEGWVAHPTGSDIATRFPRFE
- the mtnC gene encoding acireductone synthase; the protein is MTQAIVTDIEGTTSSLSFVKEVLFPYAARELPGFVRAHGQRPEVRHLLDEARQLAGGALDDARLVATLLRWMDEDRKFGPLKGLQGLMWEAGYRQGDFQGHVYEDVPRVLREWRERGLRLYVYSSGSVHAQTLLFGHTRFGDLTPLFSGYFDTGVGGKKETASYASIVQELALPAGQVLFLSDVRAELDAAAAAGLRTVCLVRGEGPEVDPGPHPVARSFDDVQP
- a CDS encoding SDR family oxidoreductase, whose product is MSAFLTLEGRRALITGGTSGAGAATVALFKALGARVLTTARRKPADFSGAAFVEADLTTTEGVEAVVDAVHRELGGLDILVNVLGGSSAPSGGFAALTDEEWEKEFDLNFFPAVRLDRALIPGMVAQGSGVVIHVTSIQRNLPLPQATTGYASAKAALNTYSKSISKEVSPLGVRVVRVSPGWIADPGSNGLALRIAKEAGIDYDAAVQVIMNSLGGIPLGRPAKPEEVADLIAFLASDRATSITGTEHVIDGGTVPTA
- a CDS encoding nuclear transport factor 2 family protein encodes the protein MTIKLPKAIEEYFEADRTGSPDAVAAAFTETGVVKDKGNTHRGREAIREWMVEAGQLYTYTAEPFFIGTENDKTQVTAHVVGTFPGSPIDLRFFFVLAGDKVAELEITV
- a CDS encoding LysR family transcriptional regulator; translation: MTRSVLAELDAVLGVARLGSFRAAALDLGMSTTALSNSIAKLEQRLGIRLFNRTTRSVSLTDAGKTFVERVGPAMTDIHDAMLAAQSLQEVPTGTLRINAFATAAREVMEPLILSFLRRYPQVHVDLVTEGRIVDIVAAGFDLGLRPADLVPADMIAVPLGLKRSNAVVASPEFLRTHGRPTVPTDLYRFRCIRARLPNNALFRWKFEKEGNAVQIDVQGPITLDESSLVRIAAQNGIGLGYVMEADVREDIAAGRLVRVLEDWTPSLAPLALYYPGRKNPPAAFTAFIKTARDFASS